Genomic DNA from Deltaproteobacteria bacterium:
TGTCTCTTTACCGTGAAGATCTGCTCCTGGGGAAGGACCATTTCCAGGGATCTCTGGAAGTGTGCCGAGGATGGTAATTTATGGGCCGGGTTATTTTCAGGATTAATCGAATTTCCAGGAGAACCATTGGGTTCAAAAAGTTGAGGTTGACCGGCCTCCACCTTCCAGGTGGTCTCTTGATTTTGGATCAAATCCTTTTTCTCCAGGCCTTCTTGAGCAAGGGCCATCTGCCTATCTTCATTGACCCTATACAGGGAGGAAATCTTGGTTCCGGCATTAAAATCTCCTTCCTCTTTTGCATTACCTGTAGCGGGACTTAAATCAAGGGGATTGATTAAAAAGCGTTTTTCTTCTTCTGATTCCCCGGTTTTGATGAAAACGCTATCCTTGAGTGAATCAACAGAAAACAACCTTTTCTGCTTCTCCTGGGACACGAGAGGGACGATATTTATATCGGCTTTGCCGCCTTCTTTATTAACAGCTGGTGCGTTCGGAATAATCCTATCCGTTGATCCCGGATCAATGGAGTCCGCCAAAGCAGAGTTTTTTCTCCCCTCATCTCCGGCTTTGATAATAATTCCATCACCGAAAGATTCATCGGAAAACAACCCTTTTTGCTTCTCTTGCGGCATGAACGGGACGGTAGTTAAACCGGCGTTGAGGCCTTCTTTTTTAACAGCAGGTGCGTCCGGAATTATTCCATTCGTCGATCCCGGATCAATGAAGCCCGTCAAAACAGGGTTTTCTTCTCCCCCATCTCCGGCCTTGATAAAATTTCCATCCCTGGAAGATTCAACGGAAAACAACTCTTTTTGCTTCTCTTGCGGCATGAGCGGGACGGTAGTTAAACCGGCATTGAGGTCTTCTTTGTGAACAGCCGGTGCGTTCGGAACAATCCCATCTGTAGATCCCGGATCGATGGAGTCCGTTAAAACAGGGATTGTTTTTCCCGGTTCTTCAGCCTTGATTAAATGGCCATCCAGCATCGAGTAGACGGTAGTTCGAATAACTTTTCCCTCATCACCACCGGCCCCTGTTTTAATTGCCCCTTGGGATTCTGATTTCCCCAACAAACCATCGACAGGATAAAAAAAGGGATCGAAAGCCTGTGTTACATCGACCTGCCCCGAAGTCGGTAGGGGGAGGGCTTCCTTCGTTTCTTTTGATTCTTTTTCGGGTTCTTTTGTCCCACCCGGTGCTCCTTGGCTTCCACCAGAACTCTGACCCGT
This window encodes:
- a CDS encoding flagellar hook-length control protein FliK — protein: MGKSESQGAIKTGAGGDEGKVIRTTVYSMLDGHLIKAEEPGKTIPVLTDSIDPGSTDGIVPNAPAVHKEDLNAGLTTVPLMPQEKQKELFSVESSRDGNFIKAGDGGEENPVLTGFIDPGSTNGIIPDAPAVKKEGLNAGLTTVPFMPQEKQKGLFSDESFGDGIIIKAGDEGRKNSALADSIDPGSTDRIIPNAPAVNKEGGKADINIVPLVSQEKQKRLFSVDSLKDSVFIKTGESEEEKRFLINPLDLSPATGNAKEEGDFNAGTKISSLYRVNEDRQMALAQEGLEKKDLIQNQETTWKVEAGQPQLFEPNGSPGNSINPENNPAHKLPSSAHFQRSLEMVLPQEQIFTVKRHGPSSLEVFLEPEGLGKLNIELKMTDHHLHAQIMVNDSIGKELIENNLPQLLSELGKEG